A genomic stretch from Catenulispora sp. GP43 includes:
- a CDS encoding carbohydrate binding domain-containing protein, with product MRIRSLAMLVAALLALIGFGAVGALAIPAAAAGGNLVSDPGFESGLTGWSCDAGTATTVGSPVHSGSQALAATPTSSDTAQCSQTIAVQPNSAYTLSAYVQGSYVYLGATGYSSTWTPSASGWQQLTTSFTTGAGVTSVGIYLHGWYAQPTYYADDVALIGPGGGGGGGGTAPPTPTGLTVTGTTTSSVSLAWTEPSGSTAAASYRVYEGASVVASPTATSATISGLASGSSHTYKVTALAADGTESSASVPVTATTQTSGGGGGSAWHPSYLAVGSVYTPGSSVDSFMTTLQSHGAMPNYGYEYLLGNDFPNWAATTTTLINHSQSFGMTPVLVEYGMNGNVDGTSVDFTNMQSSNWLTTYFQALKTAATAANTAAPGRPVGWIIEPDMMGYLQQNYAANYGGNAAQMPAATSAAYSAGVLGSGDPTFGSNLKGLVEAINYTIKKYDPSAFVGWQVNTWGVRDALKDTDTMGWTAGRQSVANTGTQVANFLATADIGYHADFVAFDQWGQDFGYLRDPNPAGDIRYLNAAHWSNYLLYVQTIRASLGLPAVLWQIACGHLNSTQTPSPTYWNSSGHFPDLDDVTSEQYEDSASTFFFGDTFTSSGNNLAFYGSNPGADPKISVNGSTVTWGSHMSDAASAGVVAILFGAGTGTGTYGVPEMVGANQNAPSDFDYWVTRTQSYLASPAALP from the coding sequence ATGCGGATCAGATCTTTGGCCATGCTGGTCGCGGCGCTGTTGGCGCTGATCGGGTTCGGCGCCGTCGGGGCGCTGGCGATTCCGGCGGCCGCCGCCGGCGGCAACCTGGTGAGCGATCCCGGTTTCGAGAGCGGCCTGACCGGCTGGTCCTGCGACGCCGGGACCGCGACCACCGTCGGGTCGCCGGTGCACAGCGGCAGCCAGGCCCTGGCCGCGACACCGACCTCCTCGGACACCGCGCAGTGCTCGCAGACCATCGCGGTGCAGCCGAACTCGGCGTACACGCTCAGCGCCTACGTCCAGGGCTCGTATGTCTACCTCGGCGCGACCGGGTACTCGTCCACCTGGACGCCGTCGGCATCGGGCTGGCAGCAGCTGACCACGTCCTTCACGACCGGTGCCGGCGTCACCTCGGTCGGCATCTACCTGCACGGCTGGTACGCGCAGCCCACCTACTACGCCGACGACGTCGCGCTCATCGGCCCCGGCGGTGGCGGCGGGGGTGGGGGCACCGCGCCGCCCACGCCGACCGGCCTGACCGTGACCGGCACGACCACCTCCAGCGTCTCGCTGGCCTGGACCGAGCCGAGCGGCTCGACCGCGGCCGCGTCGTACCGCGTCTACGAGGGCGCCTCCGTGGTCGCGAGCCCGACGGCGACCAGCGCGACCATCAGCGGTCTGGCTTCCGGGAGCTCGCACACGTACAAGGTCACGGCGCTCGCCGCGGACGGAACCGAGTCGTCCGCGAGCGTGCCGGTGACCGCGACGACCCAGACGTCCGGCGGCGGTGGCGGCAGCGCGTGGCATCCGTCGTACTTGGCGGTGGGGAGCGTCTACACGCCCGGCAGCAGCGTCGACTCCTTCATGACGACGCTCCAGTCGCACGGCGCGATGCCGAACTACGGCTACGAGTACCTGCTCGGCAACGACTTCCCGAACTGGGCCGCCACCACGACCACGCTCATCAACCACTCGCAGTCCTTCGGGATGACGCCGGTCCTGGTCGAGTACGGCATGAACGGCAACGTGGACGGCACCAGCGTCGACTTCACCAACATGCAGAGCTCGAACTGGCTGACGACCTACTTCCAGGCGCTGAAGACCGCCGCGACGGCCGCGAACACGGCGGCGCCGGGACGTCCCGTCGGCTGGATCATCGAGCCGGACATGATGGGCTACCTGCAGCAGAACTACGCGGCGAACTACGGCGGGAACGCGGCGCAGATGCCGGCCGCGACCAGCGCCGCGTACTCCGCGGGCGTGCTCGGCTCGGGCGACCCGACCTTCGGCAGCAACCTCAAGGGCCTGGTCGAGGCGATCAACTACACCATCAAGAAGTACGACCCGAGCGCCTTCGTCGGATGGCAGGTCAACACCTGGGGCGTGCGGGACGCGTTGAAGGACACCGACACCATGGGCTGGACCGCGGGCCGCCAGTCGGTGGCGAACACCGGGACGCAGGTCGCGAACTTCCTGGCCACGGCCGACATCGGCTACCACGCCGACTTCGTCGCCTTCGACCAGTGGGGACAGGACTTCGGCTACCTGCGGGACCCGAATCCGGCCGGGGATATCAGGTATCTGAATGCGGCGCACTGGAGCAACTATCTGTTGTACGTGCAGACGATCCGCGCCTCGCTGGGCCTGCCGGCGGTGCTGTGGCAGATCGCGTGCGGTCACCTGAACTCGACGCAGACGCCGAGCCCGACGTACTGGAACTCCTCGGGACACTTCCCGGACCTGGACGACGTGACGAGTGAGCAGTACGAGGACTCGGCCTCGACGTTCTTCTTCGGGGACACGTTCACCTCGAGCGGCAACAACCTGGCCTTCTACGGGTCGAACCCGGGCGCGGATCCGAAGATCTCGGTGAACGGCAGCACCGTGACGTGGGGCTCGCACATGTCCGACGCCGCTTCGGCAGGCGTGGTCGCCATCCTGTTCGGCGCCGGAACCGGCACCGGCACGTACGGGGTGCCGGAGATGGTCGGCGCGAACCAGAACGCGCCCAGCGACTTCGACTACTGGGTGACGCGGACGCAGAGCTACTTGGCGTCCCCGGCGGCGCTGCCGTAG
- a CDS encoding alpha/beta fold hydrolase yields the protein MTGTHLHTEARGDPANPTLILLHGGGAASRTWKHQLSALSDRFHLIAPDLPGFGRSAGPVSLSGSARAVAELVERHGPVHLCGYSMGAFVAARVAAEHPAGISKLVLCGANIKAAEHGRRQIAFYRSRPGWWLMKAVSDLPTRAALLQMVDEAEGSDLTAYLPRIQAPTLVLCGRRDRACVVDAQPMADAIPDARALIVPHNGHLLPLTGAKAFNAIVGAFYGSAAGDAK from the coding sequence ATGACGGGGACCCACCTCCACACCGAAGCCCGCGGCGACCCCGCGAACCCCACCCTGATCCTCCTCCACGGCGGCGGCGCGGCATCGCGCACCTGGAAGCACCAGCTCTCCGCGCTCAGCGACCGCTTCCACCTCATCGCGCCGGATCTCCCCGGCTTCGGCCGCTCGGCGGGGCCGGTCAGCCTCAGCGGGTCGGCGCGGGCCGTCGCGGAGCTCGTCGAGCGCCACGGGCCGGTTCACCTGTGCGGCTACTCCATGGGTGCGTTCGTCGCCGCGCGGGTCGCCGCCGAACACCCCGCCGGTATCAGCAAGCTGGTTCTGTGCGGCGCCAACATCAAGGCAGCCGAGCACGGCCGCCGGCAGATCGCCTTCTACCGCTCGCGGCCCGGCTGGTGGCTCATGAAGGCCGTCTCCGACCTGCCGACCCGAGCCGCGCTGCTGCAGATGGTCGACGAGGCCGAGGGCAGCGATCTGACCGCCTACCTGCCGCGCATCCAGGCCCCGACGCTGGTGCTGTGCGGGCGGCGGGACCGGGCGTGCGTGGTCGACGCGCAGCCGATGGCCGACGCCATCCCCGATGCCAGGGCCCTGATCGTGCCGCACAACGGTCACCTGCTGCCGCTCACCGGGGCGAAGGCGTTCAACGCGATCGTCGGTGCTTTCTACGGCAGCGCCGCCGGGGACGCCAAGTAG